In Zea mays cultivar B73 chromosome 7, Zm-B73-REFERENCE-NAM-5.0, whole genome shotgun sequence, the following proteins share a genomic window:
- the LOC542430 gene encoding actin-depolymerizing factor 1 (The RefSeq protein has 2 substitutions compared to this genomic sequence), translated as MANSSSGLAVNDECKVKFRELKSRRTFRFIVFRIDDTDMEIKVDRLGEPNQGYGDFTDSLPANECRYAIYDLDFTTIENCQKSKIFFFSWSPDTARTRSKMLYASSKDRFRRELDGIQCEIQATDPSEMSLDIVRSRTN; from the exons ATG GCGAACTCGTCGTCCGGCCTTGCGGTGAACGACGAGTGCAAGGTGAAGTTCCGGGAGCTGAAGTCGCGGCGGAGCTTCCGGTTCATCGTGTTCAGGATCGACGACACGGACATGGAGATCAAGGTGGACCGCCTCGGCGGACCGAACCAGGGCTACGGCGACTTCACCGACAGCCTCCCCGCCAACGAGTGCCGCTACGCGATCTACGACCTCGACTTCACCACCATCGAGAACTGCCAGAAGAgcaagatcttcttcttctcctg GTCCCCTGACACTGCACGCACCAGGAGCAAGATGCTGTACGCCAGCTCcaaggacaggttcaggagggagcTGGACGGCATCCAGTGCGAGATCCAGGCCACCGACCCCAGCGAGATGAGCCTCGACATCGTCAGGAGCCGGACCAACTGA
- the LOC542430 gene encoding actin-depolymerizing factor 1 isoform X2, with protein MANSSSGLAVNDECKVKFRELKSRRSFRFIVFRIDDTDMEIKVDRLGGPNQGYGDFTDSLPANECRYAIYDLDFTTIENCQKSKIFFFSWSPDTARTRSKMLYASSKDRFRRELDGIQCEIQATDPSEMSLDIVRSRTN; from the exons ATG GCGAACTCGTCGTCCGGCCTTGCGGTGAACGACGAGTGCAAGGTGAAGTTCCGGGAGCTGAAGTCGCGGCGGAGCTTCCGGTTCATCGTGTTCAGGATCGACGACACGGACATGGAGATCAAGGTGGACCGCCTCGGCGGACCGAACCAGGGCTACGGCGACTTCACCGACAGCCTCCCCGCCAACGAGTGCCGCTACGCGATCTACGACCTCGACTTCACCACCATCGAGAACTGCCAGAAGAgcaagatcttcttcttctcctg GTCCCCTGACACTGCACGCACCAGGAGCAAGATGCTGTACGCCAGCTCcaaggacaggttcaggagggagcTGGACGGCATCCAGTGCGAGATCCAGGCCACCGACCCCAGCGAGATGAGCCTCGACATCGTCAGGAGCCGGACCAACTGA
- the LOC542430 gene encoding actin-depolymerizing factor 1 isoform X1, producing the protein MAGCLQANSSSGLAVNDECKVKFRELKSRRSFRFIVFRIDDTDMEIKVDRLGGPNQGYGDFTDSLPANECRYAIYDLDFTTIENCQKSKIFFFSWSPDTARTRSKMLYASSKDRFRRELDGIQCEIQATDPSEMSLDIVRSRTN; encoded by the exons ATGGCTGGTTGTCTGCAGGCGAACTCGTCGTCCGGCCTTGCGGTGAACGACGAGTGCAAGGTGAAGTTCCGGGAGCTGAAGTCGCGGCGGAGCTTCCGGTTCATCGTGTTCAGGATCGACGACACGGACATGGAGATCAAGGTGGACCGCCTCGGCGGACCGAACCAGGGCTACGGCGACTTCACCGACAGCCTCCCCGCCAACGAGTGCCGCTACGCGATCTACGACCTCGACTTCACCACCATCGAGAACTGCCAGAAGAgcaagatcttcttcttctcctg GTCCCCTGACACTGCACGCACCAGGAGCAAGATGCTGTACGCCAGCTCcaaggacaggttcaggagggagcTGGACGGCATCCAGTGCGAGATCCAGGCCACCGACCCCAGCGAGATGAGCCTCGACATCGTCAGGAGCCGGACCAACTGA